A single window of Methylobacterium nodulans ORS 2060 DNA harbors:
- a CDS encoding glucan biosynthesis protein G translates to MPIDPSRRMLLAGLLAGTALPVSGPAAPARAQVGPTQPGPSALPAPPPAGPTPFRFDDVVRRARDLAGAPFEAGAPTLPQALAGLDYDGWRDIRFRPDKALLGDLGGPFRLQLFHLGFLFKRPVTVNVVRDGVPTPVPYQTSLFDFGRTKLGGPLPLNLGFAGFRLHYPLNKPSVFDELIAFLGTSYFRFLGRDQLYGLSARGLAVNVEAAGGPEEFPFFREFWIEMPPKHADRAVIYGLLDSAACTGAFQFLVYPGDETVVDVRVSLHPRREVAGIGLAPLTSMFFIGENDRHHSDDYRPELHDSDGLLMQSGGGEWIWRPLRNPKERWISSFQDHDPKGFGLMQRDRVFENYQDLEAFYHRRPSYWVEPQGAWGEGAVRLVELPTGNETHDNIVAYWQPRSPYAAGQPVELSYKLRAIGERENLHPGARVVNTYVARPVASGGSAEASDPLNRRFLIDFSGGDLAYWLADPKAVEIVPSTTQGRIVATSLVPNLHVKGFRAALDVVLDQPGQSTDLRAFLRAGGRTLSETWTFPWTAA, encoded by the coding sequence ATGCCGATCGACCCATCGCGCCGCATGCTGCTGGCGGGCCTGCTCGCGGGCACGGCGCTGCCCGTGAGCGGGCCCGCGGCGCCCGCACGAGCCCAGGTCGGGCCGACCCAGCCGGGCCCGAGCGCGCTTCCGGCCCCGCCGCCCGCCGGTCCGACGCCGTTCCGGTTCGACGATGTGGTCCGCCGCGCCCGCGACCTCGCCGGCGCCCCGTTCGAGGCCGGAGCCCCGACGCTGCCGCAGGCCCTGGCCGGGCTCGACTATGACGGCTGGCGCGACATCCGCTTCCGGCCCGACAAGGCCCTGCTCGGCGACCTGGGCGGGCCGTTCCGCCTGCAGCTCTTCCATCTGGGCTTCCTGTTCAAGCGGCCCGTGACCGTGAACGTGGTGCGCGACGGCGTGCCGACGCCGGTCCCCTATCAGACCAGCCTGTTCGATTTCGGCCGCACCAAGCTTGGCGGGCCGCTGCCGCTCAATCTCGGCTTCGCGGGCTTCCGCCTCCACTATCCCCTCAACAAGCCGAGCGTGTTCGACGAGCTGATCGCCTTCCTGGGCACCAGCTACTTCCGCTTCCTCGGCCGCGACCAGCTCTACGGGCTCTCGGCACGAGGCCTCGCGGTCAATGTCGAGGCCGCGGGCGGACCGGAGGAATTCCCGTTCTTCCGCGAGTTCTGGATCGAAATGCCGCCCAAGCATGCCGACCGGGCGGTGATCTACGGGCTCCTCGACAGCGCCGCCTGCACGGGCGCCTTCCAGTTCCTGGTCTATCCCGGGGACGAGACGGTGGTGGATGTCCGCGTCTCGTTGCATCCGAGGCGGGAGGTGGCGGGGATCGGGCTCGCGCCGCTGACCTCGATGTTCTTCATCGGCGAGAACGACCGGCATCACTCCGACGATTACCGCCCCGAGCTGCACGATTCGGACGGCCTGCTGATGCAGTCGGGAGGCGGGGAGTGGATCTGGCGCCCCTTGCGCAACCCGAAGGAACGCTGGATCTCGTCGTTCCAGGACCACGACCCGAAGGGCTTCGGGCTGATGCAGCGTGACCGGGTGTTCGAGAACTACCAGGACCTCGAAGCCTTCTATCACCGCCGCCCGAGCTACTGGGTGGAGCCGCAGGGCGCCTGGGGCGAGGGCGCCGTGCGCCTCGTCGAATTGCCCACCGGCAACGAGACGCATGACAACATCGTCGCCTATTGGCAGCCGCGCTCGCCCTACGCGGCCGGCCAGCCAGTCGAACTCTCCTACAAGTTGCGGGCGATCGGCGAGCGCGAGAACCTGCATCCGGGGGCGCGGGTGGTGAACACCTACGTGGCCCGGCCGGTCGCGAGCGGCGGATCGGCGGAGGCGTCGGACCCGCTGAACCGGCGCTTCCTCATCGATTTCTCCGGCGGCGACCTCGCCTATTGGCTGGCGGACCCGAAGGCGGTCGAGATCGTGCCCTCGACCACGCAGGGGCGCATCGTCGCGACCTCGCTCGTGCCGAACCTGCACGTGAAGGGGTTCCGAGCCGCCCTCGACGTGGTGCTCGACCAGCCGGGCCAGTCGACGGACCTGCGGGCCTTCCTGCGCGCCGGCGGGCGCACCCTCTCGGAGACCTGGACCTTTCCGTGGACGGCCGCGTGA
- a CDS encoding GNAT family N-acetyltransferase → MSADPTEAAGLVTIRPAHPADLDALVALEAAAFASDRAERRAIRHAIASPTISVLVALDGAVLIGAATIERRRNSRRARLSSIAVAPGRAGTGLGRVLLAAAEAEARRHGCERLRLEVREDNGPGIRLYERAGYERFATVPDYYEDGTTAWRYEKVLGA, encoded by the coding sequence GTGAGCGCGGATCCGACGGAGGCCGCCGGGCTGGTGACGATCCGCCCGGCGCACCCCGCCGATCTCGACGCGCTCGTCGCCCTGGAGGCGGCGGCCTTCGCGAGCGACCGGGCGGAGCGCCGGGCGATCCGTCACGCCATCGCCTCGCCGACGATCTCGGTCCTCGTGGCGCTCGACGGGGCCGTGCTGATCGGCGCCGCGACGATCGAGCGGCGGCGCAACAGCCGCCGCGCGCGGCTGAGCTCCATCGCGGTCGCGCCGGGCCGGGCCGGCACCGGGCTCGGCCGCGTCCTCCTCGCCGCTGCCGAGGCGGAGGCCCGCCGCCACGGCTGCGAGCGCCTGCGCCTCGAAGTGCGCGAGGATAACGGCCCCGGGATCCGCCTCTACGAGCGGGCCGGCTACGAGCGTTTCGCGACGGTCCCGGACTATTACGAGGACGGCACGACGGCGTGGCGCTACGAGAAGGTGCTCGGCGCATAG
- a CDS encoding glutathione binding-like protein codes for MIDLYYWTTPNGHKVTMFLEETGLPYTIKPVNISKGEQFQPDFLKIAPNNRIPAIVDHAPAGGGAPVSLFESGAILLYLAEKTGRFIPSDLRGRAEVLQWLFWQMGGLGPMAGQNHHFVQYAPEPIPYAIDRYVNETNRLYGVLDRRLADRPFVAGEAYSIADMAAYPWIVPHERQRQNLDEHPNLKRWFHAIAERPATQAAYARAAEINQQPTMSEDAKTILFGQTAANTRR; via the coding sequence ATGATCGACCTCTACTACTGGACGACGCCGAACGGTCACAAGGTGACGATGTTCCTGGAGGAAACGGGCCTACCCTACACGATCAAGCCGGTGAACATCAGCAAGGGCGAGCAGTTCCAGCCGGACTTCCTGAAGATCGCCCCCAACAACCGCATCCCGGCCATCGTCGATCACGCGCCCGCGGGCGGCGGCGCGCCGGTGTCGCTGTTCGAATCCGGGGCGATCCTGCTCTACCTCGCCGAGAAGACCGGGCGCTTCATCCCCTCCGACCTGCGCGGCCGGGCCGAGGTGCTGCAGTGGCTGTTCTGGCAGATGGGCGGCCTCGGGCCGATGGCGGGCCAGAACCATCATTTCGTGCAGTACGCGCCGGAGCCGATCCCCTACGCGATCGACCGCTACGTCAACGAGACCAACCGGCTCTACGGCGTCCTCGACCGCCGCCTCGCCGACCGCCCCTTCGTGGCCGGGGAGGCGTACAGCATCGCCGACATGGCCGCCTATCCGTGGATCGTGCCCCATGAGCGCCAGCGCCAGAACCTCGACGAGCATCCGAACCTGAAGCGCTGGTTCCACGCCATCGCCGAGCGCCCCGCCACCCAGGCGGCCTATGCCAGGGCGGCCGAGATCAACCAGCAGCCGACGATGTCGGAGGACGCCAAGACGATTCTGTTCGGCCAGACCGCGGCCAATACCAGGCGCTGA
- a CDS encoding ABC transporter permease yields the protein MTLSAEHTVALRRQSALQVQFQVLHALILRDIRTRFGRTMWGYGIVVLWPCAHLLVLITIFYVRHMPPAIGNSLALFIFSGMTPMIVFIYMSRKMMEGVSTNKPLLSFPDVKLLDVCLSRGVVEILNACMSTAIVMAILLAFGVDPFPNDSFLALTAFLASVVFAFGVGVISCNIVVIFPPFMIGFSLFIILFYGLSGVFFIPEGMPSEVYHAMLWNPVTNSIMLFRAAYYPEYTPEASALYVFLVGGCLILIGLAWERFVTRYI from the coding sequence TTGACTCTCTCCGCCGAACATACGGTTGCGCTGCGCAGGCAGTCCGCACTCCAGGTTCAGTTCCAGGTCTTGCACGCGCTCATTCTGCGCGACATCCGGACCCGCTTCGGGCGCACGATGTGGGGCTACGGGATCGTCGTTCTGTGGCCCTGCGCGCACCTTCTCGTCCTGATTACGATCTTCTATGTCCGCCACATGCCGCCCGCCATCGGCAACAGTCTTGCGCTATTCATTTTCAGCGGCATGACCCCGATGATTGTTTTTATCTATATGTCACGCAAAATGATGGAAGGAGTCAGCACGAACAAACCACTTCTTTCGTTCCCCGACGTCAAGCTTCTCGATGTCTGCCTGTCACGCGGCGTCGTCGAGATCCTGAACGCCTGCATGAGCACCGCCATCGTGATGGCGATCCTCCTAGCCTTCGGTGTCGATCCATTTCCCAACGACAGCTTTCTGGCACTCACGGCGTTCCTGGCTTCCGTCGTATTTGCCTTCGGCGTCGGCGTCATATCGTGCAATATCGTGGTCATTTTTCCTCCATTCATGATCGGCTTCTCGCTTTTTATCATTCTGTTTTATGGCCTCAGCGGAGTTTTTTTCATACCGGAAGGCATGCCATCCGAAGTATACCACGCCATGCTGTGGAATCCGGTCACGAATTCGATCATGCTGTTCAGAGCAGCCTATTATCCCGAGTATACCCCGGAGGCATCTGCGCTTTACGTTTTTCTCGTAGGCGGATGCCTGATCCTGATCGGATTGGCGTGGGAGCGGTTTGTCACACGTTACATCTGA
- a CDS encoding ETC complex I subunit produces the protein MASARIYKPAKDPSQSGMARTKQWVLEFDQTAPRETDPLMGWTSSSDMLQQVRLEFDTREEAVAYATRAGIAYRVEEPKPALRKGISYADNFKYNRSAPWTH, from the coding sequence ATGGCCAGCGCCCGCATCTACAAGCCCGCGAAGGATCCCTCGCAGTCCGGGATGGCCCGGACCAAGCAATGGGTGCTGGAATTCGACCAGACCGCCCCCCGCGAGACCGACCCGCTGATGGGGTGGACCTCCTCCTCCGACATGCTCCAGCAGGTGCGGCTCGAATTCGACACCAGGGAGGAGGCGGTGGCCTACGCGACCCGCGCGGGAATCGCCTACCGGGTCGAAGAGCCGAAGCCCGCCCTGCGCAAGGGCATCTCCTACGCGGACAACTTCAAGTACAATCGCTCCGCGCCCTGGACCCACTGA
- a CDS encoding spore photoproduct lyase family protein produces the protein MSRSPLAIDTIYLEPAAEASPRGQEILARFPQARRIAVPSHWNIPDLHGNAGSAEDWLRIKRSTLVLGVKKGLGLRPNGRSAHFIAPSSSNGCAMACAYCYVPRRKGYANPITLFANTDEIGHAIARHAHRQGPLPAPDQIDERSWVYDIGENGDLSVDALACDSVRDLVALFRGLPNAKGSFATKFVNPDLLAYAPEGRTRIRFSLMPERVAKVVDVRTSPILTRIAAIDDFVRAGYEVHVNFSPVILYEGWEADWRDLFRVLDAGIGAAARAQLGAEIIFLTHNAALHAVNLRWHPRAEDWLWRPDIQETKRSEGGQENLRYRSGWKGRWLDRFRRLLAAELPYCRVRYAF, from the coding sequence CTGTCCCGCTCCCCCCTTGCCATCGACACGATCTATCTCGAACCCGCCGCCGAGGCCTCTCCGCGCGGGCAGGAGATCCTCGCGCGCTTCCCGCAGGCGCGGCGCATCGCGGTTCCGTCCCACTGGAACATCCCGGACCTGCACGGCAATGCCGGATCGGCCGAGGACTGGCTGCGGATCAAGCGCTCCACCCTCGTCCTCGGCGTCAAGAAGGGCCTGGGCCTGCGGCCCAACGGGCGCAGCGCCCATTTCATCGCCCCGTCGAGTTCCAACGGCTGCGCCATGGCCTGCGCCTATTGCTACGTGCCGCGCCGGAAGGGCTACGCCAACCCGATCACGCTCTTTGCCAATACCGATGAGATCGGCCACGCCATCGCGCGGCACGCGCACCGGCAGGGCCCCCTTCCCGCTCCCGACCAGATCGACGAGCGCTCCTGGGTCTACGACATCGGCGAGAACGGCGACCTCTCGGTGGATGCCCTCGCCTGCGACAGCGTCCGCGACCTCGTGGCGCTCTTCCGCGGCCTGCCCAACGCCAAGGGATCCTTCGCCACGAAGTTCGTGAATCCCGACCTCCTCGCCTATGCGCCCGAAGGTCGGACGCGGATCCGCTTCTCGTTGATGCCGGAGCGGGTGGCGAAGGTCGTGGACGTGCGCACCTCGCCGATCCTTACGCGCATCGCCGCCATCGACGACTTCGTGCGCGCCGGCTACGAGGTGCATGTCAACTTCTCGCCCGTGATCCTCTACGAAGGCTGGGAGGCGGATTGGCGAGACCTGTTCCGTGTGCTCGATGCGGGGATCGGCGCCGCGGCCCGCGCGCAGCTCGGGGCGGAGATCATCTTCCTCACCCACAACGCAGCCCTTCACGCGGTGAATCTGCGCTGGCACCCGCGGGCGGAGGACTGGCTGTGGCGTCCTGACATCCAGGAGACCAAGCGCTCGGAAGGGGGCCAGGAGAACCTGCGCTACCGCAGCGGCTGGAAGGGCCGCTGGCTCGACCGGTTCCGTCGACTCCTGGCGGCGGAGCTTCCCTATTGCCGGGTGCGCTACGCCTTCTGA
- a CDS encoding SHOCT domain-containing protein → MSDLAAIASRHGVTVEAARHLLDALAQGGGTAAQFNHPELGGMGQWSAGGMIMIGDMFNAGLKARVAALCADLAPLAGTAGPGSGAWWPAELGRPSSTGAQNAMRYAVFPETRRLAVERAGQLTVYDTGDHRIGGVSQQQGPGHTLLFTSQHGPVPLESLPVVAGSAHAAPSAPPAPAAPPAAVPPGAASGGDILATLERLAELHRKGVLTDAEFTAKKSELLARL, encoded by the coding sequence ATGTCCGACCTCGCCGCCATCGCCTCCCGTCACGGCGTGACCGTGGAGGCCGCCCGCCATCTCCTCGATGCGCTCGCCCAGGGCGGCGGGACGGCGGCCCAGTTCAACCATCCCGAATTGGGCGGGATGGGCCAATGGTCGGCCGGCGGCATGATCATGATCGGCGACATGTTCAACGCCGGGCTCAAGGCCCGGGTGGCGGCACTCTGCGCGGATCTCGCGCCGCTCGCCGGCACGGCCGGCCCGGGCTCGGGCGCCTGGTGGCCGGCGGAGCTCGGACGTCCGTCCTCGACCGGCGCCCAGAACGCCATGCGCTACGCCGTCTTCCCCGAGACCCGCCGCCTCGCCGTCGAGAGGGCCGGGCAGCTCACCGTCTACGATACGGGCGACCACCGGATCGGCGGCGTGTCGCAGCAGCAGGGCCCCGGCCACACGCTGCTGTTCACGAGCCAGCACGGCCCCGTCCCGCTGGAGAGCCTGCCGGTGGTCGCCGGTTCGGCTCACGCGGCCCCGTCCGCGCCACCAGCCCCGGCCGCTCCGCCGGCGGCTGTGCCGCCGGGCGCCGCATCGGGCGGGGACATTCTCGCCACCCTGGAGCGGCTCGCCGAGCTGCACCGCAAAGGCGTGCTGACCGACGCGGAGTTCACGGCCAAGAAGAGCGAGCTCCTGGCGCGGCTCTAG
- a CDS encoding capsule polysaccharide transporter, translated as MTVDARNPTGQPLDPAERSRLISESLRQMARVSRYNDPRQQLREARALRRRDFITPILFVALVVLPCLIGLAVFGFYLSDRYLTETHFAIRPAIGGAENAAKDNVGTSTGIPKEMIIQDTLLVSEYIVSRPMVEAIERQLPLREMFSRDSIDWFSRFDPDLPIEKLVRYWKNRVEVKLEGTSGVLSVTVNAFDPQESVAISKAILAESERMVNELTTRARQDALAKSEHELKRAEARLTELQTAVRNLRNRDGVLDAQKTNEANVKMTAQVREQRINLAVKLALLQRDLKDDARSIQDLKAQIAQLDATIARLEREATTQDPNQRRVLADALTRFEQLNVDRKNAQTFYGLVIAARERARMIADRQIEFFSVVVEPRLPQSAQRPLRGLWIGCVVAGSALAFGLAVLLRKSIA; from the coding sequence ATGACGGTCGACGCCCGCAATCCGACAGGCCAGCCGCTCGACCCGGCCGAGCGCTCGCGCCTGATCTCGGAGTCGCTGCGCCAGATGGCGCGCGTGTCGCGCTACAACGACCCGCGCCAGCAGCTCCGCGAGGCACGGGCGCTGCGGCGCCGCGACTTCATCACGCCGATCCTGTTCGTGGCCCTGGTCGTGCTGCCCTGCCTCATCGGGCTCGCCGTGTTCGGGTTCTACCTGTCGGACCGCTATCTCACGGAGACCCACTTCGCGATCCGTCCGGCCATCGGCGGCGCCGAGAATGCCGCCAAGGACAATGTCGGCACCTCGACCGGCATCCCCAAGGAGATGATCATCCAGGACACGCTCCTGGTCTCGGAATACATCGTGAGCCGCCCGATGGTGGAGGCGATCGAGCGCCAGCTGCCCCTGCGCGAGATGTTCTCCCGCGATTCCATCGACTGGTTCTCGCGCTTCGATCCCGACCTGCCGATCGAGAAGCTCGTCCGCTACTGGAAGAACCGGGTCGAGGTGAAGCTCGAGGGGACGTCCGGCGTCCTCTCGGTGACCGTGAACGCCTTCGATCCGCAGGAATCCGTGGCGATCAGCAAGGCGATCCTCGCCGAGAGCGAGCGCATGGTGAACGAGCTGACGACCCGGGCCCGGCAGGACGCGCTCGCCAAGAGCGAGCACGAGCTGAAACGCGCGGAGGCGCGCCTGACGGAGCTCCAGACCGCCGTGCGCAACCTGCGCAACCGCGACGGCGTGCTCGACGCTCAGAAGACCAACGAAGCCAACGTCAAGATGACCGCGCAGGTGCGCGAGCAGCGCATCAACCTCGCGGTGAAGCTGGCGCTGCTGCAGCGCGACCTGAAGGACGACGCGCGCAGCATCCAGGACCTGAAGGCGCAGATCGCCCAGCTCGACGCCACCATCGCCCGCCTCGAACGCGAGGCGACGACCCAGGACCCGAACCAGCGGCGGGTGCTGGCGGATGCCCTGACCCGCTTCGAGCAGCTCAACGTCGACCGCAAGAACGCCCAGACCTTCTACGGGCTCGTCATCGCCGCGCGGGAGCGGGCCCGGATGATTGCCGACCGGCAGATCGAGTTCTTCAGCGTCGTGGTGGAGCCGAGACTGCCCCAGTCGGCGCAGCGTCCCCTGCGCGGCCTGTGGATCGGCTGCGTCGTGGCCGGCTCCGCCCTGGCCTTCGGGCTCGCGGTGCTGCTGCGCAAGTCCATCGCCTGA
- a CDS encoding ABC transporter ATP-binding protein yields MIRFENVTKVYKTSGHRRTVLDRASFTMRSGVSYGILGINGAGKSTMIRMMAGSEGLTKGRIIRTSRVSWPLGFAGGFHPMMTGKENAIFVARVYGEDPRKVLDFVSDFAEIGDYINVPIRTYSSGMSSRFNFGMSMAIPFDTYLIDEITSVGDARFQARCEEVWSKRRANADIIMCSHNMDVLRQYSTEGIVLANGRAVIYSDINDAIEVYQRLNQ; encoded by the coding sequence ATGATCCGCTTCGAGAACGTCACCAAGGTCTACAAGACGAGCGGCCACCGCCGCACCGTCCTCGACCGGGCGTCATTCACCATGCGCTCGGGCGTCAGCTACGGGATCCTGGGCATCAACGGCGCGGGAAAGTCCACGATGATCCGGATGATGGCCGGATCCGAGGGCCTGACCAAGGGCCGGATCATCCGCACCTCGCGGGTGTCCTGGCCGCTCGGCTTTGCGGGCGGCTTCCACCCGATGATGACCGGCAAGGAGAACGCGATCTTCGTGGCCCGGGTCTACGGCGAGGATCCCCGCAAGGTGCTCGACTTCGTCTCCGATTTCGCGGAGATCGGCGATTACATCAACGTCCCGATCCGCACCTATTCCTCGGGCATGTCGTCCCGCTTCAACTTCGGCATGAGTATGGCGATCCCGTTCGACACCTATCTCATCGACGAGATCACCTCGGTGGGCGACGCCCGCTTCCAGGCGCGCTGCGAGGAAGTGTGGAGCAAGCGGCGGGCGAATGCCGACATCATCATGTGCTCGCACAACATGGATGTGCTGCGCCAGTACAGCACGGAAGGGATCGTGCTGGCGAACGGGCGGGCGGTGATCTATTCGGACATCAACGATGCCATCGAGGTCTACCAGCGCCTGAACCAGTAG